One Herbaspirillum rubrisubalbicans genomic window carries:
- a CDS encoding MarR family winged helix-turn-helix transcriptional regulator, whose amino-acid sequence MKLQAFFPYQLAQLAEAVSRSVASVYADRFGLTRDEWRILAALAEEGQMQASDLVPHTSLDKMQVSRALARMEEAGLVLRQPSPEDARARIVKPTAQGRKLYRKIVPMVEQREAFLLQALSRTEREALMSAMEKLRERAMQAPHTQC is encoded by the coding sequence ATGAAACTGCAAGCCTTCTTCCCTTATCAATTGGCGCAACTGGCCGAGGCGGTAAGCCGCTCGGTGGCCAGCGTCTATGCCGACCGCTTCGGCCTGACCCGCGACGAATGGCGCATCCTGGCCGCACTGGCCGAAGAAGGCCAGATGCAGGCCAGCGACCTGGTACCGCATACCTCGCTGGACAAGATGCAGGTCAGCCGGGCCCTGGCCCGTATGGAAGAGGCCGGCCTGGTGCTGCGCCAACCCAGTCCCGAAGATGCGCGCGCGCGCATCGTCAAACCCACGGCACAGGGGCGCAAGCTGTACCGCAAGATCGTGCCGATGGTGGAACAGCGCGAAGCCTTCCTGCTGCAGGCCCTGAGCAGGACCGAACGCGAGGCGCTCATGAGTGCCATGGAAAAGCTGCGAGAGCGCGCCATGCAGGCGCCCCACACGCAGTGCTGA